In Arachis hypogaea cultivar Tifrunner chromosome 2, arahy.Tifrunner.gnm2.J5K5, whole genome shotgun sequence, a genomic segment contains:
- the LOC112719373 gene encoding UDP-glucose 4-epimerase GEPI48-like, producing MIEEICLDLYQSDHGWKIILLRHFNPVGAHPSGNVGEDPRGIPNNLMPFVQLVAVGRRPALTIFGTDYKTSDGTGVRDYIHVVDLADGHIAALNKLEDPKIVTFRGSSSGSILSVLALLNSASSNGCEIYNLGTGKGISVLEMVKAFENAVVNLLLSLSCEIFNLNLVPLSGACSFI from the exons ATGATAGAAGAAATTTGCCTTGATCTCTACCAATCAGATCATGGATGGAAAATAATATTGTTGAGACACTTCAACCCAGTTGGTGCACATCCTAGTGGAAATGTTGGTGAGGATCCTCGTGGAATTCCAAACAATCTCATGCCATTTGTTCAGCTAGTAGCTGTCGGCAGACGCCCTGCACTGACAATTTTTGGAACTGACTATAAAACAAGCGATGGCACTGGA GTTCGCGATTACATTCATGTTGTTGATTTAGCAGATGGCCACATAGCCGCATTGAATAAACTAGAGGATCCTAAAATAGTTACTTTTCGTGGTTCATCATCTGGTTCTATATTAAGTGTATTGGCTTTGTTAAACTCTGCCAGTAGCAATG GTTGTGAAATTTATAACTTGGGAACTGGAAAGGGGATATCGGTTTTGGAGATGGTCAAAGCTTTTGAAAATGCTGTTGTTAATTTGTTACTCTCTTTGTCTTGTGAAATTTTCAACTTGAATTTGGTGCCACTGAGCGGTGCATGCTCATTTATTTAA